The Cellulophaga lytica DSM 7489 nucleotide sequence TTACGATCTTTGGAACTATGCTCGTAATTGGCTTTAATATGTATTAATTTATCACTTTTTGATGCTCCTGAAGAAGCATTAAAAGGATTTACAGCCTTATTAAAATCACCATCTAAAGGATTTACATTACTAGAGGATGCAGATGTGTACGCAGAAATTCCAACATCTACAGTTAGTACATCATCATTATTTAAAGGCATTTTTACTACTATGGTAGAGGTTACATCTGTTAACTCTTGTGTTCCCTCGCCACCAGTTACTGCTGCATTTTTACCATCTTGGTCATAATAACTAAAAAGTAAATCTACTTCTGTATCTTCTAAAACGCGTTTTGTGTAAGTAGCCTCTTCTTGTCCGTATATAAAAACAGAAAACAATAAAGCTATTGGTATTAAAACCTTTTGCATTACTTTATTTTTTAATTACAGCCACAGCCACCACCTGTTTTACCTCCGTTTGCACCAGAAGCAGACTCTCTATACACCTGAAAATTGGTTTCATAACGTTCTATATTTTTTGCTGCAAGAATCATTTCGTCATCATTAAGGTATACCTTATCATACCCTTTTACAGTAACGCAAGATGTAGCAGTAATTATTAAACCAAAAAGAAGTATTAAATTTCTCATAGTCTAAAATTAATAATTATTTTGAAAGGTTATGCCTTTACTCTTATGTATTTGGTTATTTTTATCTACAATAATAACCTCTACTCCGTTTAACTGCTCTATAACAGACATACCTGTTTCTACTCCCATTACAAATATTGATGTTGCAAGGGCATCACACAATTCTGCTTTTTTTGCAAAAACAGAAACACTTTTTACTCCTTTAGATGGCCAACCTGTTCTAGGATCTATAATGTGCGAATATTTTTCTCCTTTAAAAATGATGTATTTTTCATAATTACCAGACGTAGCCACAGAAGAATCTACAATTGGTAGCCATGAAAATATTTTATCTGCATCTAACGGGTTACTAATACCTACAAGCCATTTTTTGCCACTAACTTGCGTTCCCCAAGTAGTTAAATCTCCAGATGCGTTAATTATACCACCAACAACACCTTTGCTTATCATTAATTCCTTTACTTTATCTGCTGCAAAACCTTTGCCAATAGCTCCAAACCCTATTTTCATTCCTTTTTTTGCTAAAAAAATGGTTTGTTTTTCTTTATCTAAAACAATGTTGCGGTAACCTACTTTTTCAATAGATTTTTCTACTTGTGCATTGGTAGGCAAGTACTCCATATTTATATTAAATTTCCAAACATTGTCTAATGCTGCATAAGTAATATCAAAAGCGCCATCTGTTACTTTAGATATTTGTATGGCACGCTCTACT carries:
- a CDS encoding FAD:protein FMN transferase; translated protein: MKKIIFPLFCFFVLLTVAQEKHITAHRTVKLMGNRFDFTIVAKETATANAYIDECITEVKRIETIISSWNPNSQTTKINKNAGIVPVKVAPELFGLVERAIQISKVTDGAFDITYAALDNVWKFNINMEYLPTNAQVEKSIEKVGYRNIVLDKEKQTIFLAKKGMKIGFGAIGKGFAADKVKELMISKGVVGGIINASGDLTTWGTQVSGKKWLVGISNPLDADKIFSWLPIVDSSVATSGNYEKYIIFKGEKYSHIIDPRTGWPSKGVKSVSVFAKKAELCDALATSIFVMGVETGMSVIEQLNGVEVIIVDKNNQIHKSKGITFQNNY
- a CDS encoding DUF4266 domain-containing protein — its product is MRNLILLFGLIITATSCVTVKGYDKVYLNDDEMILAAKNIERYETNFQVYRESASGANGGKTGGGCGCN